In the Kribbella sp. NBC_00482 genome, one interval contains:
- a CDS encoding YbaB/EbfC family nucleoid-associated protein, whose translation MFDGGGAGGFDMSNLLAQAQAMQNQLMEAQADLEGQEIEGSAGGGLVTALVSGTGELLSLNIKKEAVDPDDTETLADLIVAAVRDASENAKQAAAAAMGPLAGGLGGAFGGDGGFPGFGGDAPASPAGFGLPGTPPAVEAAEPGDGPDQDKPASGDNRGGVGFVNPGNPAGEPGQNPG comes from the coding sequence GTGTTCGACGGTGGCGGTGCTGGGGGCTTCGACATGTCCAACCTGCTCGCGCAGGCACAGGCGATGCAGAACCAGTTGATGGAAGCGCAGGCCGACCTGGAGGGTCAGGAGATCGAAGGATCCGCCGGCGGCGGTCTGGTGACCGCCCTGGTGTCCGGCACGGGCGAGCTTCTCAGCCTGAACATCAAGAAAGAGGCCGTCGACCCGGACGACACCGAGACGCTGGCCGACCTGATCGTCGCCGCGGTGCGGGACGCCTCGGAGAATGCGAAGCAGGCTGCGGCCGCCGCGATGGGACCGCTGGCCGGTGGGCTGGGCGGCGCGTTCGGCGGTGACGGCGGCTTCCCCGGATTTGGCGGTGACGCTCCGGCGTCCCCCGCAGGTTTCGGCCTGCCCGGCACCCCGCCGGCGGTCGAGGCGGCCGAGCCAGGCGATGGCCCGGACCAGGACAAGCCGGCGAGTGGCGACAACCGTGGTGGCGTCGGGTTCGTGAACCCGGGGAATCCGGCCGGCGAGCCCGGCCAGAACCCGGGCTGA
- a CDS encoding serine/threonine-protein kinase: MTTHPQDPAVVGPFAIQGRLGRGAMGAVYLARSPGGRLVAVKVVRDELAGDSGFRARFAREIDAARRVSGAFTAPVVDADPAADRPWLATEYLPGPTLQKAIETSGPLTPDAVRSLASGLAEALAAIHASGLVHRDLKPSNIVLTGNGPRVIDFGIARALEEASLTATGMVIGTPGYLSPEQITGTGIGPASDVFALGAVLVFAASGRGPFATGSPASLLHRIVNDQPHIPPLPGPLGDVVRRCLARDPAQRPTPAEVLQILGSTAPLNPPTSVLPPPTKVLPPPPPKLVEATFETSRTRPIVFAATSTVLWLAFIPADPQVKALHPVLSSVSALISLAFFCLAVRYWILALRPKVVLRLSSAGLTVSRKRKQATVPWHGVTRLRIGGDMKRPWLVAWLEPPYENQLPVSRHHHGGLRIYPIAHGGSQNRRRTQVNELRAALNWYAAHLHDKSF, encoded by the coding sequence ATGACAACGCATCCGCAGGATCCGGCGGTCGTCGGGCCGTTCGCGATCCAGGGGCGGCTCGGCCGCGGTGCGATGGGCGCGGTGTACCTGGCCCGCTCGCCGGGCGGGCGGCTGGTCGCGGTGAAGGTGGTCCGCGACGAACTCGCCGGCGACTCGGGATTCCGGGCGCGGTTCGCCCGCGAGATCGACGCGGCGCGGAGAGTCAGCGGTGCGTTCACGGCGCCGGTCGTCGATGCCGATCCGGCGGCGGACCGGCCCTGGCTGGCGACCGAGTACCTGCCGGGACCCACGCTGCAGAAGGCGATTGAGACTTCAGGGCCGTTGACGCCGGACGCGGTGCGGTCGCTGGCGAGTGGGCTGGCCGAGGCGCTGGCGGCGATTCACGCGAGCGGTCTCGTGCATCGCGATCTCAAACCGTCGAACATCGTGCTGACCGGCAACGGGCCGCGGGTGATCGACTTCGGGATCGCGCGGGCGTTGGAGGAGGCGAGCCTGACCGCGACCGGGATGGTGATCGGTACGCCGGGGTACTTGTCGCCGGAGCAGATCACCGGGACGGGCATCGGACCGGCCAGTGACGTGTTCGCTCTCGGCGCGGTGCTGGTGTTCGCGGCGTCGGGGCGCGGACCGTTCGCGACCGGGAGCCCGGCGTCGTTGCTCCATCGGATCGTCAACGACCAGCCACACATCCCGCCGTTACCGGGGCCACTGGGCGACGTCGTACGCCGGTGCCTCGCCCGCGATCCCGCGCAACGGCCGACGCCGGCCGAAGTACTGCAGATCCTCGGATCCACCGCACCCCTGAACCCGCCGACGAGCGTCCTCCCACCACCGACCAAAGTCCTGCCACCGCCGCCACCCAAGTTGGTTGAGGCGACCTTCGAGACCAGCCGCACGCGACCAATCGTCTTCGCGGCGACCAGCACCGTCCTCTGGCTCGCGTTCATCCCCGCCGACCCGCAGGTCAAAGCGCTCCACCCCGTCCTCTCGTCTGTCTCCGCCCTGATCTCCCTCGCCTTCTTCTGCCTCGCCGTCCGCTACTGGATCCTCGCCCTCAGACCAAAAGTCGTACTCCGCCTGTCGTCAGCAGGACTAACCGTCAGCCGCAAAAGAAAGCAGGCCACCGTCCCGTGGCACGGCGTCACGCGGCTGCGCATCGGCGGAGACATGAAGCGCCCGTGGCTGGTCGCCTGGCTCGAGCCGCCGTACGAGAACCAGCTCCCGGTCTCCCGCCACCATCACGGCGGTCTCCGCATCTACCCGATAGCCCACGGCGGATCCCAGAACCGAAGAAGAACCCAGGTGAACGAACTCCGCGCCGCCCTCAACTGGTACGCCGCCCACCTCCACGACAAATCGTTCTAG
- a CDS encoding DUF5063 domain-containing protein encodes MTEPTDIAERALSTDSEDLEEFAEQIADQVRSFLISVRDIAAQPDEDGVDEGLASLPYLLLEVSQLLLAGGRLGAFEDFVPEERFESDAGPDPDLDTMRDRLAVLFEGLDEYAEVFDPYAAPPEITVNRLSDDLTAIATDLVHGLAHYEEGRVTEALWWWQFSYVSTWGAAASAVLRAIQSLIAHDRLEPAHDAETEATDRELVEVAEEAVQRR; translated from the coding sequence ATGACTGAACCGACAGATATTGCAGAGCGGGCGCTGAGCACGGACTCCGAGGACCTGGAGGAGTTCGCCGAACAGATCGCCGACCAGGTCCGGAGCTTCCTGATCTCGGTCCGCGACATCGCCGCGCAACCCGACGAGGACGGGGTCGACGAGGGCCTCGCCTCGCTGCCGTACCTGCTGCTCGAGGTGAGCCAGTTGCTGCTCGCCGGCGGCCGGCTCGGCGCGTTCGAGGACTTCGTGCCGGAGGAGCGCTTCGAGAGCGACGCCGGCCCGGACCCGGACCTGGACACGATGCGGGACCGGCTCGCGGTGCTGTTCGAGGGCCTGGACGAGTACGCGGAGGTCTTCGATCCGTACGCCGCTCCGCCGGAGATCACCGTCAACCGGCTCTCCGACGACCTCACCGCGATCGCGACCGACCTGGTGCACGGCCTCGCGCACTACGAGGAGGGCCGGGTCACCGAGGCGTTGTGGTGGTGGCAGTTCTCGTACGTGTCCACGTGGGGTGCGGCTGCGAGCGCCGTACTGCGGGCCATCCAGTCGCTGATCGCGCACGACCGGCTGGAGCCGGCGCACGACGCGGAGACCGAGGCGACGGACCGTGAGCTCGTCGAGGTCGCCGAAGAGGCCGTCCAGCGCCGCTGA
- a CDS encoding aminoglycoside 6-adenylyltransferase, with protein sequence MTTGDERQQAVITRAGEVLRGDERVLAVYLIGSYATGAADRFSDVDVHLVVTDDSTDWFKEHWDDVLRELAGPTVLADRLPGLIGGLGITADWLHVDLIVHPLAAFDRFQYDGVRVLFDRDGTLFPEGDIAPRGGQPGEPYWPAATVNLFFYFLGNLVTVLGRGERIVGNQGIGVVRDQLIALMLAERGVRRNSGAKRLNAFLSDEQRATLESIPAAGTDPADIIAANQYICREFVTRGTALAKRTGGEWPTDFVEATFTHLQNHFGTSFA encoded by the coding sequence GTGACGACTGGGGATGAGCGGCAGCAGGCGGTGATCACCCGCGCGGGAGAGGTACTGCGCGGCGACGAGCGGGTCCTGGCGGTGTACCTGATCGGCAGTTACGCGACGGGCGCCGCCGACCGCTTCAGCGATGTCGACGTACATCTGGTGGTGACGGACGACAGCACCGACTGGTTCAAGGAGCACTGGGACGACGTACTGCGGGAGCTCGCCGGGCCGACCGTGCTGGCGGATCGGCTGCCGGGGCTGATCGGCGGGCTCGGGATCACGGCCGACTGGTTGCACGTCGATCTGATCGTGCATCCGCTCGCAGCGTTCGACCGGTTCCAGTACGACGGGGTGCGGGTGCTGTTCGACCGGGACGGCACCCTGTTCCCGGAGGGCGACATCGCGCCGAGGGGCGGTCAGCCCGGGGAACCTTACTGGCCTGCCGCCACCGTGAATCTCTTCTTCTACTTCCTCGGCAATCTGGTCACGGTGCTCGGACGCGGCGAGCGGATCGTCGGCAACCAGGGCATCGGTGTCGTACGCGACCAGCTCATCGCGCTCATGCTCGCCGAACGCGGCGTACGCCGCAACAGCGGAGCCAAGCGCCTGAACGCATTCCTGTCCGACGAGCAACGCGCCACTCTGGAGTCCATCCCGGCCGCCGGCACCGATCCGGCCGACATCATCGCGGCGAACCAGTACATCTGCCGCGAATTCGTCACCCGTGGCACTGCCCTCGCCAAACGAACTGGCGGCGAGTGGCCTACCGACTTCGTGGAAGCAACCTTCACCCACCTCCAGAACCATTTCGGCACCAGCTTCGCCTGA
- the recR gene encoding recombination mediator RecR translates to MYEGAVQDLIDELGRLPGVGPKSAQRIAFHLLAADETDVRRLAHVLVQVKEKVKFCEICGNVSEETQCRICRDPRRDLSLICVVEEAKDVVAVERTREFRGRYHVLGGAISPIEGIGPDELRIKELMQRLASGEVTEIILATDPNLEGEATATYLSRLLRPMGLRVTRLASGLPVGGDLEYADEVTLGRAFEGRRSIDD, encoded by the coding sequence GTGTACGAGGGGGCCGTTCAGGATCTCATCGACGAGCTGGGGCGGTTGCCCGGTGTGGGTCCGAAGTCCGCGCAGCGGATCGCGTTCCACCTGCTCGCGGCCGACGAGACCGACGTACGGCGGCTCGCGCACGTGCTCGTGCAGGTGAAGGAGAAGGTCAAGTTCTGCGAGATCTGCGGCAACGTCTCCGAGGAGACGCAGTGCCGGATCTGCCGGGACCCGCGCCGCGACCTGAGCCTGATCTGTGTGGTCGAGGAGGCCAAGGACGTGGTCGCGGTCGAGCGCACCCGCGAATTCCGCGGCCGGTACCACGTGCTCGGCGGGGCGATCTCGCCGATCGAGGGCATCGGGCCGGACGAGCTGCGGATCAAGGAGCTGATGCAGCGGCTGGCGAGCGGTGAGGTGACCGAGATCATCCTGGCCACCGATCCGAACCTCGAAGGTGAGGCGACCGCGACGTACTTGAGCCGCCTACTGCGGCCCATGGGGTTGCGCGTCACCCGATTGGCTAGTGGACTTCCAGTAGGCGGTGACCTCGAGTACGCCGACGAGGTGACCCTCGGACGGGCGTTTGAAGGGCGACGATCAATCGATGACTGA
- a CDS encoding DNA polymerase III subunit gamma and tau, which produces MSAGGARVAGVEAPLALYRRYRPDSFAQVIGQDHVTAPLRNALSNNRVNHAYLFSGPRGCGKTTSARILARAINCEKGPIAEPCGVCKSCTDLARGGPGSIDVIEIDAASHGGVDDARDLRERAFFAPVESRYKIYIIDEAHMVTTQGFNALLKLVEEPPPHLKFIFATTEPEKVIGTIRSRTHHYPFRLVPPKVLADYMATLCESEGVSIEPAVLPLVVRAGAGSVRDSLSVLDQLIGGAGPAGVTYELAVALLGFTPDSLLDACVDGFAAHDSATVFETIEKVIETGQDPKRFAEDLLRRLRDLVVLSAVPTAVTSGLIEAAEDQAERLQTQAAGIGPAELTRAADIVAEGLLDMRGATAPRLQLELICAKVLLPGADDSTNGIQARLDRMERRLAIGVPGGAADGVAVGAGTPDSAQAAGTPGAAVTSRAAARAAATTGNRAAPTDQPAATDTPAAAPSPATPDDAAAPGSAAAPGSTAAPGSTTGESGVAGAGGGGAGVGAERAGGAGQPGGGGHAGGAGRAGGAGQAGGSQSAGGAGVAGVESAGDPAGASGGDASAGAGSGARSAVQGSGGGARTGAWGDESAVQASPPAQVSSQPQVSSPAPVVQPSQSGQAAGGVGAVGLGDVRRLWPQVLEAVKAQRRFAWIMLSQNAQVIAIDDQTLTLGLVNAGARESFARSGSDEILRQAMIDTIGVDRRVEAVVDPSADPGAGGGSAGRPGPQAGGPGHSGGAGSQSGGTGGPGAAGHGSPVADPGSAGTSGPGAGGPSAPGASAPGASAGGASAGGASAGGASAGGPSAAGPGAGGPGAGGPSAASPGTGGAGAGGPGVGGTGASGPGVGGAEAGASEAGGSGGPGAGGPGLSGPGAGGSGAGGLSAGGSGAVGRAGAGGADSGAAVGGGRTGQWGDGPGAVALQEPPDSEYDVPPEDPWEDGPARPARQQAAQQPQQSVAERREQAGSKRRAAEAAVAAEQARQAANAAATAPEVPLTPEEEADSIGEDDVVLEEDSRSHTDLLRETLGAQIITEEPN; this is translated from the coding sequence TTGTCCGCGGGCGGCGCTAGGGTTGCGGGCGTGGAAGCGCCCCTTGCCTTGTACCGCCGGTATCGCCCGGACTCGTTCGCGCAAGTGATCGGGCAGGACCATGTCACCGCGCCGCTGCGGAACGCGCTGAGCAACAACCGGGTCAATCACGCCTACCTGTTCTCCGGGCCGCGCGGCTGTGGAAAGACCACCAGCGCGCGGATCCTCGCCCGGGCGATCAACTGCGAGAAGGGACCGATCGCCGAGCCGTGCGGGGTGTGCAAGTCGTGCACCGACCTGGCGCGCGGCGGGCCCGGCAGTATCGACGTGATCGAGATCGACGCGGCGTCGCACGGTGGTGTCGACGACGCCCGTGACCTGCGCGAGCGGGCGTTCTTCGCGCCGGTCGAGAGCCGCTACAAGATCTACATCATCGACGAGGCGCACATGGTGACCACGCAGGGCTTCAACGCCCTGCTGAAACTGGTCGAGGAGCCGCCGCCGCACCTCAAGTTCATCTTCGCGACCACCGAGCCCGAGAAGGTGATCGGGACGATCCGGTCGCGTACGCACCACTACCCGTTCCGTCTGGTGCCGCCGAAGGTGCTCGCGGACTACATGGCGACCCTGTGCGAGTCCGAGGGTGTGTCGATCGAGCCCGCCGTGCTGCCGCTGGTCGTGCGGGCCGGCGCCGGGTCGGTGCGTGACTCGCTGAGCGTGCTCGACCAGCTGATCGGCGGTGCGGGACCGGCTGGCGTGACGTACGAGCTGGCGGTCGCGCTGCTGGGATTCACGCCGGACTCGCTGCTCGACGCGTGCGTGGACGGGTTCGCGGCGCATGACAGCGCGACCGTGTTCGAGACGATCGAGAAGGTCATCGAGACCGGTCAAGACCCGAAGCGGTTCGCCGAGGACCTGCTGCGGCGGTTGCGGGACCTCGTGGTGTTGTCTGCCGTACCGACTGCTGTGACTTCTGGGCTGATCGAGGCCGCTGAGGACCAGGCGGAGCGGCTGCAGACGCAGGCTGCTGGGATCGGCCCGGCGGAGCTGACCCGGGCGGCGGACATCGTCGCGGAGGGTTTGCTGGACATGCGGGGGGCGACCGCTCCTCGCCTGCAGCTCGAGTTGATCTGCGCGAAGGTGCTCCTGCCCGGCGCCGACGACTCCACGAACGGCATTCAGGCCCGCCTCGACCGCATGGAACGGCGGCTCGCGATCGGAGTGCCGGGCGGCGCGGCGGACGGTGTGGCGGTCGGTGCAGGTACGCCGGACTCGGCGCAGGCAGCTGGTACGCCGGGTGCTGCCGTCACTAGCAGAGCCGCTGCCCGCGCAGCCGCAACCACAGGCAATCGCGCAGCCCCCACAGACCAACCGGCCGCCACGGACACCCCAGCCGCGGCACCCAGCCCAGCCACCCCAGACGACGCAGCCGCTCCGGGAAGCGCAGCCGCTCCGGGTAGCACGGCTGCTCCGGGTAGCACGACTGGTGAGAGCGGTGTGGCTGGCGCGGGCGGCGGTGGGGCTGGCGTCGGTGCGGAGCGCGCTGGCGGTGCGGGACAGCCCGGAGGTGGAGGGCATGCTGGCGGCGCGGGGCGGGCCGGTGGTGCAGGACAGGCGGGCGGTAGTCAGTCCGCCGGGGGCGCGGGTGTAGCTGGTGTTGAGTCGGCAGGCGACCCGGCCGGGGCGTCCGGTGGTGACGCATCTGCGGGCGCTGGGTCTGGTGCTCGGTCTGCGGTGCAGGGCTCTGGTGGTGGGGCGCGTACGGGTGCTTGGGGGGATGAGTCAGCTGTGCAGGCCAGTCCGCCTGCGCAGGTGAGTTCGCAACCGCAGGTCAGTTCGCCTGCGCCCGTCGTACAGCCTTCGCAGTCTGGTCAGGCTGCTGGTGGGGTTGGGGCTGTTGGGTTGGGGGATGTTCGGCGGTTGTGGCCTCAGGTTTTGGAGGCTGTGAAGGCGCAGCGGCGGTTCGCTTGGATCATGCTGAGTCAGAACGCTCAGGTGATTGCGATTGACGATCAGACGCTCACGCTCGGTCTGGTGAATGCTGGTGCCCGGGAGAGCTTTGCGCGGTCCGGGAGCGATGAGATTCTTCGCCAGGCGATGATCGACACCATTGGCGTCGACCGCCGAGTCGAGGCCGTCGTCGATCCGTCGGCCGACCCGGGGGCTGGCGGCGGCTCGGCCGGGCGGCCGGGCCCGCAGGCCGGCGGACCTGGTCATTCGGGTGGTGCCGGCTCGCAGTCCGGAGGCACGGGTGGTCCTGGTGCGGCAGGTCATGGCAGCCCAGTAGCCGATCCAGGCAGCGCAGGCACGAGCGGTCCCGGCGCAGGCGGTCCAAGCGCGCCCGGCGCAAGCGCGCCCGGCGCAAGCGCGGGCGGCGCAAGCGCGGGCGGCGCAAGCGCGGGCGGCGCAAGCGCGGGCGGTCCGAGCGCGGCCGGTCCCGGAGCGGGCGGACCGGGCGCAGGTGGGCCGAGCGCAGCCAGCCCGGGGACGGGTGGAGCCGGAGCAGGCGGTCCGGGTGTGGGCGGAACTGGAGCAAGCGGACCTGGAGTAGGCGGGGCAGAGGCGGGTGCTTCGGAGGCAGGTGGATCCGGGGGGCCAGGGGCAGGTGGGCCCGGCTTGAGTGGTCCCGGGGCGGGTGGCTCTGGGGCAGGCGGTCTGAGTGCGGGTGGCTCGGGGGCAGTAGGTCGCGCTGGTGCGGGCGGTGCTGATTCGGGAGCGGCGGTTGGTGGGGGCCGGACTGGGCAGTGGGGGGATGGGCCTGGGGCGGTTGCTTTGCAGGAGCCGCCGGACTCTGAGTACGACGTACCGCCGGAAGACCCTTGGGAGGACGGGCCCGCACGGCCTGCGCGGCAGCAGGCGGCTCAGCAGCCGCAGCAGTCTGTGGCGGAGCGTCGGGAGCAAGCCGGCAGTAAGCGGCGGGCGGCTGAGGCTGCGGTTGCTGCTGAGCAGGCGCGGCAGGCGGCGAATGCGGCCGCAACTGCTCCTGAGGTACCGCTGACGCCCGAGGAGGAGGCGGACTCGATCGGGGAGGACGACGTCGTGCTGGAAGAGGACTCCCGTTCGCACACCGACCTGCTGCGCGAAACCCTCGGCGCCCAGATCATCACCGAAGAGCCCAACTAA
- the dinB gene encoding DNA polymerase IV, with amino-acid sequence MFVPEAQAATILHADLDAFYASVEQRDDPRLRGRPVIVGAGVVLACSYEAKAFGVRTAMNGGQALRRCPGAIVVEPRMSAYSEASKAVFKVFEDTTPLVEGLSIDEAFLDVAGLRKIRGTPVEIARRLRAEVLSRVGLPITVGVARTKFLAKVASGVAKPDGLLEVAPDRELEFLHPLDVSRLWGVGEVTAEKLRNRGLTKVGDVAMLPEGALVAMLGRASGRHLHALAHNRDPRPIEVGRRRRSIGSQRALGRSPKSPATLDAVLAGLVDRVSRRMRSAGRSGRTVTLRLRFDDFTRATRSHTLPQATDQTRAILVTARALLRTANPLITAQGLTMIGISVGNLENEAALQLALPFDKAANNELDSALDQVKDKFGTNAITRGILLGKSQGLEMPMLPD; translated from the coding sequence ATGTTCGTGCCCGAAGCGCAGGCGGCGACCATCCTGCATGCCGATCTGGACGCGTTCTACGCGTCGGTCGAGCAGCGCGATGACCCACGCCTCCGCGGCCGGCCGGTGATCGTCGGCGCCGGCGTGGTGCTCGCCTGCAGCTACGAGGCCAAGGCGTTCGGCGTGCGGACGGCGATGAACGGCGGGCAGGCGTTGCGTCGCTGCCCGGGCGCGATCGTGGTCGAGCCGCGGATGTCGGCGTACTCCGAAGCCAGCAAGGCGGTGTTCAAGGTCTTCGAGGACACCACACCGCTGGTCGAGGGGCTCTCGATCGACGAGGCGTTCCTGGATGTGGCCGGCCTCCGGAAGATCCGCGGTACTCCGGTGGAGATCGCCAGACGGCTGCGCGCGGAGGTGCTGTCGAGGGTCGGACTGCCGATCACGGTCGGGGTGGCGCGGACGAAGTTCCTGGCGAAGGTCGCGAGCGGCGTCGCGAAGCCGGACGGCCTGCTCGAGGTAGCGCCGGACCGGGAGCTGGAGTTCCTGCATCCGTTGGATGTCTCGCGGTTGTGGGGCGTCGGCGAGGTGACGGCGGAGAAGCTGCGGAATCGCGGGCTGACCAAGGTGGGCGATGTCGCGATGCTGCCCGAGGGGGCGCTGGTCGCGATGCTCGGGCGGGCCTCCGGGCGGCATCTGCACGCCCTCGCGCACAACCGGGACCCGCGTCCGATCGAGGTGGGCCGACGGCGCCGGTCGATCGGGTCGCAACGGGCGTTGGGCCGTTCGCCGAAGTCGCCGGCCACGCTGGACGCCGTACTCGCAGGGCTCGTCGACCGTGTCAGTCGCCGGATGCGCTCCGCGGGCCGCTCCGGCCGAACGGTGACGTTGCGCCTGCGCTTCGACGATTTCACCCGCGCCACCCGCTCCCACACGTTGCCTCAGGCAACAGATCAGACGCGCGCGATCCTGGTCACCGCCCGCGCGCTGCTGCGCACGGCGAACCCGCTGATCACCGCCCAGGGCCTCACGATGATCGGTATCTCCGTCGGCAACCTGGAGAACGAGGCCGCGCTCCAGTTGGCGCTCCCCTTCGACAAGGCCGCCAACAACGAGCTCGATTCCGCTCTCGACCAGGTCAAGGACAAGTTCGGCACCAACGCCATCACCCGCGGCATCCTCCTCGGCAAGTCACAGGGCTTGGAGATGCCGATGCTCCCTGACTAG